One stretch of Cygnus olor isolate bCygOlo1 chromosome 1, bCygOlo1.pri.v2, whole genome shotgun sequence DNA includes these proteins:
- the LOC121064379 gene encoding interleukin-15 receptor subunit alpha-like isoform X4 produces MARPLLPLLCGAVALLLPWAAGETVRCSRPKDVANAHIDVGNNTQLNACLRYTCKPGYKRKAGTSGLIQCVLYDAKPVWTPTSLQCIRDPALPLQTPSPELPTVLPTMRTTQRAGTTGAAPTSSPSPAATPVPPVADGPSPETSTLPAMSPLLETSPPGKGMALGTTPLPTAPVDHAAGLPLLVIAGVVACCCWRMKTSAQQDYTVAGTAIPMVAPAAAAEDDETVPPGVFPTG; encoded by the exons aTGGCGCGcccgctgctgccgctgctctGCGGGGCCGTcgccctcctgctgccctgggccGCCGGCGAAACCG TGCGATGCAGCCGCCCCAAGGACGTGGCCAACGCGCACATCGACGTGGGCAACAACACGCAGCTCAACGCCTGCCTGCGCTACACCTGCAAGCCGGGCTACAAGCGCAAAGCCGGCACCTCCGGCCTCATCCAATGCGTCCTCTACGACGCCAAGCCCGTCTGGACGCCCACCAGCCTGCAGTGCATCC GGGACCCGGCTCTACCCCTGCAAACCCCCAGCCCCGAGCTCCCGACCGTGCTGCCCACCATGAGGACGACCCAAAGAG CAGGAACCACCGGCGCCGCTCCGACCTCCAGCCCCTCTCCAGCAGCAACACCCGTGCCGCCGGTGGCTGATGGGCCATCGCCGGAGACGTCCACGCTGCCGGCAATGTCCCCGCTGCTGGAGACGTCTCCGCCAGGAAAAGGGATGGCCCTGGGGACAACCCCGCTGCCCACTGCCCCCGTGGACCACGCTGCAG GGCTCCCGCTGCTGGTCATCGCCGGCGTTgtggcttgctgctgctggaggatgaAAAC GAGTGCCCAGCAGGACTACACGGTGGCGGGGACGGCCATCCCCATGGTGGCTCCCGCCGCCGCAGCCGAGGACGATGAGACGGTGCCACCCGGCGTCTTCCCCACGGGCTGA
- the LOC121064379 gene encoding interleukin-15 receptor subunit alpha-like isoform X2 → MARPLLPLLCGAVALLLPWAAGETVRCSRPKDVANAHIDVGNNTQLNACLRYTCKPGYKRKAGTSGLIQCVLYDAKPVWTPTSLQCIRDPALPLQTPSPELPTVLPTMRTTQRAGTTGAAPTSSPSPAATPVPPVADGPSPETSTLPAMSPLLETSPPGKGMALGTTPLPTAPVDHAAVSAQILASSIGLPLLVIAGVVACCCWRMKTSAQQDYTVAGTAIPMVAPAAAAEDDETVPPGVFPTG, encoded by the exons aTGGCGCGcccgctgctgccgctgctctGCGGGGCCGTcgccctcctgctgccctgggccGCCGGCGAAACCG TGCGATGCAGCCGCCCCAAGGACGTGGCCAACGCGCACATCGACGTGGGCAACAACACGCAGCTCAACGCCTGCCTGCGCTACACCTGCAAGCCGGGCTACAAGCGCAAAGCCGGCACCTCCGGCCTCATCCAATGCGTCCTCTACGACGCCAAGCCCGTCTGGACGCCCACCAGCCTGCAGTGCATCC GGGACCCGGCTCTACCCCTGCAAACCCCCAGCCCCGAGCTCCCGACCGTGCTGCCCACCATGAGGACGACCCAAAGAG CAGGAACCACCGGCGCCGCTCCGACCTCCAGCCCCTCTCCAGCAGCAACACCCGTGCCGCCGGTGGCTGATGGGCCATCGCCGGAGACGTCCACGCTGCCGGCAATGTCCCCGCTGCTGGAGACGTCTCCGCCAGGAAAAGGGATGGCCCTGGGGACAACCCCGCTGCCCACTGCCCCCGTGGACCACGCTGCAG tttccgCCCAGATATTGGCCTCTTCCATCG GGCTCCCGCTGCTGGTCATCGCCGGCGTTgtggcttgctgctgctggaggatgaAAAC GAGTGCCCAGCAGGACTACACGGTGGCGGGGACGGCCATCCCCATGGTGGCTCCCGCCGCCGCAGCCGAGGACGATGAGACGGTGCCACCCGGCGTCTTCCCCACGGGCTGA
- the LOC121064379 gene encoding interleukin-15 receptor subunit alpha-like isoform X5, with protein MARPLLPLLCGAVALLLPWAAGETVRCSRPKDVANAHIDVGNNTQLNACLRYTCKPGYKRKAGTSGLIQCVLYDAKPVWTPTSLQCIRDPALPLQTPSPELPTVLPTMRTTQRVSAQILASSIGLPLLVIAGVVACCCWRMKTSAQQDYTVAGTAIPMVAPAAAAEDDETVPPGVFPTG; from the exons aTGGCGCGcccgctgctgccgctgctctGCGGGGCCGTcgccctcctgctgccctgggccGCCGGCGAAACCG TGCGATGCAGCCGCCCCAAGGACGTGGCCAACGCGCACATCGACGTGGGCAACAACACGCAGCTCAACGCCTGCCTGCGCTACACCTGCAAGCCGGGCTACAAGCGCAAAGCCGGCACCTCCGGCCTCATCCAATGCGTCCTCTACGACGCCAAGCCCGTCTGGACGCCCACCAGCCTGCAGTGCATCC GGGACCCGGCTCTACCCCTGCAAACCCCCAGCCCCGAGCTCCCGACCGTGCTGCCCACCATGAGGACGACCCAAAGAG tttccgCCCAGATATTGGCCTCTTCCATCG GGCTCCCGCTGCTGGTCATCGCCGGCGTTgtggcttgctgctgctggaggatgaAAAC GAGTGCCCAGCAGGACTACACGGTGGCGGGGACGGCCATCCCCATGGTGGCTCCCGCCGCCGCAGCCGAGGACGATGAGACGGTGCCACCCGGCGTCTTCCCCACGGGCTGA
- the LOC121064379 gene encoding interleukin-15 receptor subunit alpha-like isoform X3 has protein sequence MARPLLPLLCGAVALLLPWAAGETVRCSRPKDVANAHIDVGNNTQLNACLRYTCKPGYKRKAGTSGLIQCVLYDAKPVWTPTSLQCIRDPALPLQTPSPELPTVLPTMRTTQRGTTGAAPTSSPSPAATPVPPVADGPSPETSTLPAMSPLLETSPPGKGMALGTTPLPTAPVDHAAVSAQILASSIGLPLLVIAGVVACCCWRMKTSAQQDYTVAGTAIPMVAPAAAAEDDETVPPGVFPTG, from the exons aTGGCGCGcccgctgctgccgctgctctGCGGGGCCGTcgccctcctgctgccctgggccGCCGGCGAAACCG TGCGATGCAGCCGCCCCAAGGACGTGGCCAACGCGCACATCGACGTGGGCAACAACACGCAGCTCAACGCCTGCCTGCGCTACACCTGCAAGCCGGGCTACAAGCGCAAAGCCGGCACCTCCGGCCTCATCCAATGCGTCCTCTACGACGCCAAGCCCGTCTGGACGCCCACCAGCCTGCAGTGCATCC GGGACCCGGCTCTACCCCTGCAAACCCCCAGCCCCGAGCTCCCGACCGTGCTGCCCACCATGAGGACGACCCAAAGAG GAACCACCGGCGCCGCTCCGACCTCCAGCCCCTCTCCAGCAGCAACACCCGTGCCGCCGGTGGCTGATGGGCCATCGCCGGAGACGTCCACGCTGCCGGCAATGTCCCCGCTGCTGGAGACGTCTCCGCCAGGAAAAGGGATGGCCCTGGGGACAACCCCGCTGCCCACTGCCCCCGTGGACCACGCTGCAG tttccgCCCAGATATTGGCCTCTTCCATCG GGCTCCCGCTGCTGGTCATCGCCGGCGTTgtggcttgctgctgctggaggatgaAAAC GAGTGCCCAGCAGGACTACACGGTGGCGGGGACGGCCATCCCCATGGTGGCTCCCGCCGCCGCAGCCGAGGACGATGAGACGGTGCCACCCGGCGTCTTCCCCACGGGCTGA
- the LOC121064379 gene encoding uncharacterized protein LOC121064379 isoform X1 — protein sequence MDPGGEGGLVQEGGCDGVCSRTVFAGSVMGIPIVFPSLLTSRSHPHHAPVPTTSPPLLSSCPHRHHAPIPIVLPSLFPLLSRSQTHCAPVPVATMLLSPSCSHLCPPLPPRSQSHCHHHSTPVTVVLLSLLFSHPHHCNPNPVVLVLLPTPRSRPRHTAAAAGRFPEPLGRVRTSRTASTPGGHQPRGHHQKLLQPSIAPGIPPCQTCPILGGTAPSVLCSRASTPCVTSQPHPGACPAVSPLCPGRGAGCGHASLSHVAARAQPRGRSRRETFSIAPGKRKRNRDTLLQNRPQIRAKGEARALLGRRTVLTQIPTVLLPGHVAVRFWPPLGSWVTATSGGDNPRKQQEDSCSAWKFPRPAKQEENRAETERGGWRWDAADQEARCRGRHSAKRLFSAKRLFFC from the coding sequence ATGGACCCcggaggggaaggagggctcGTGCAAGAGGGAGGCTGTGACGGGGTTTGCTCACGAACTGTTTTTGCTGGTTCTGTGATGGGAATTCCCATCGTGTTCCCATCCCTCTTGACATCGCGCTCCCATCCCCATCATGCTCCCGTCCCCACCACGTCCCCACCGCTGTTGTCCTCCTGTCCCCATCGCCATCATGCTCCCATCCCCATCGTGCTTCCATCCCTGTTCCCATTGCTGTCACGCTCCCAAACCCATTGCGCTCCTGTCCCCGTTGCCACCATGCTCCTGTCCCCGTCGTGCTCCCATCTCTGTCCCCCACTGCCACCACGTTCCCAATCCCATTGCCACCATCATTCCACCCCCGTCACCGTCGTGCTCCTGTCCCTGTTATTCTCCCATCCCCACCACTGCAACCCCAACCCCGTTGTCCTTGTGCTCCTACCGACACCCCGCTCCCGTCCCCGCCACACCGCTGCGGCCGCTGGGCGCTTCCCAGAGCCACTGGGAAGGGTTAGGACCTCACGTACAGCCTCGACTCCTGGTGGCCACCAGCCTCGGGGACATCACCAAAAGTTGCTTCAGCCTAGCATCGCACCGGGAATCCCTCCCTGCCAAACGTGCCCCATCCTGGGGGGCACTGCTCCATCCGTGCTGTGCAGCCGCGCATCCACGCCGTGCGTCACGTCCCAACCACATCCCGGTGCGTGCCCCGCGGTGTCACCGCTCTGCCCAGGCCGGGGGGCAGGCTGTGGACACGCGAGCCTTTCCCACGTCGCAGCGAGGGCACAGCCTCGGGGTAGGAGCCGTCGGGAAACTTTCTCCATCGCGCCAGGGAAAAGGAAGCGAAATCGTGACACCCTCTTGCAAAACCGACCCCAGATCAGAGCTAAAGGGGAAGCACGAGCGCTGCTGGGGAGAAGGACAGTGTTAACTCAGATCCCCACCGTCCTGCTGCCTGGCCACGTGGCGGTCAGATTTTGGCCACCTCTGGGGTCGTGGGTCACAGCCACCAGCGGGGGTGACAACcccaggaagcagcaggaggactCGTGCAGCGCCTGGAAATTCCCACGTCCTGCAAAACAGGAGGAGAACAGAGCGGAGACGGAGCGTGGTGGCTGGCGGTGGGACGCGGCTGACCAAGAAGCTCGCTGCAGGGGGAGACATTCTGCTAAAAggcttttttctgctaaaaggctttttttctgctaa